The proteins below come from a single Mucilaginibacter mali genomic window:
- a CDS encoding glycoside hydrolase family 2 protein yields MKKQIFRLLLIIALPALYNHVLAQGNSASAKFQAPATPRATYNFNPGWRFVFGDVAGAEQPGFDDAAWTAVSLPHTWNETDSYRAYISHGGGDQSEKMLGAGWYRKHFKLPASADGQKVFLQFDGMRQAGKFFLNGKQVGLYENGVTAYGLDITSSVKFGGQDNVIAVKVDNSPGYKEESTGTAFQWNSKDFNPNFGGLNRDASLIITGKIYQTLPLFMGLKTTGIYVYPEDIDLKKKTATIKVEAEVSNEVAGDYASITLSAVVVDNEGNIKAKLEGNTSDLVAGQKEVFTAEGTLADARFWDVKDPYLYHVYSMLTVNGKVVDVCDTKTGFRKVEFKGGVGTGGVWLNGRFVWLTGFAQRSANDWAGLGGGYPDWMHDYTMSMIRESNSNYLRWMHVSPQPADVSACDRFGVIEVCPAGDKERMVTGRQWDQRAEVMRASMIFYRNSPSILFWEAGNTIVTPEQMNQMVALRKELDPHGGRVMGTRDNDLAEANKALTPMSEYYGVMIGQAPQTDRVSGDDIFRGYSISRRDKAPLIETEDFRDEAGRNVWDDYTPPHFGFKPKLGTGSDGRAVDTWHWNSETFALAGATRYNSYVTNMISNTDPAHSKWAAYCSIYFSDSDADGRQQGSYVLRVSGKVDGVRLPKPMYYVTRVMQNEQPDLHIIGHWNYPAGTKKAMYVAATHCDKVELFVNGKSVGVQTKPTVFKDTIKKGDAPVMERPSDDNTGCIYAFPNVVFAPGAIKAVATKGGKVVAQQEIQTAGEAKAIKLTLHTGPQGLVADGSDVALIDFEVVDAKGRRVPTDEAKVDFAVNGPVVWRGGFNAAKLNTTNNLYLDTECGINRVAIRSTEKAGTITITASRPGLTSATLKVDSKAVDIKGGITGSMPQQMAGVAAK; encoded by the coding sequence ATGAAAAAACAAATCTTTAGATTATTACTGATTATTGCATTGCCCGCATTGTATAACCATGTTTTGGCGCAAGGCAATAGCGCGTCTGCAAAATTTCAGGCGCCGGCAACTCCGCGTGCCACCTATAACTTTAATCCCGGCTGGCGCTTTGTTTTTGGCGATGTTGCCGGTGCCGAACAACCCGGTTTTGATGATGCCGCCTGGACTGCCGTAAGCCTTCCCCATACCTGGAATGAGACTGATAGCTACCGTGCCTACATTAGCCACGGTGGTGGCGACCAGAGCGAGAAAATGCTGGGCGCGGGCTGGTATCGTAAGCACTTTAAACTACCAGCCAGCGCCGATGGACAAAAAGTATTCCTGCAATTTGATGGGATGCGCCAGGCAGGTAAATTCTTTCTGAATGGCAAACAAGTTGGTTTATATGAGAATGGGGTTACCGCTTATGGTCTGGATATTACTTCATCGGTGAAATTTGGTGGTCAGGATAACGTGATAGCCGTTAAGGTAGATAACAGCCCGGGTTATAAGGAAGAATCGACCGGTACCGCTTTCCAATGGAACTCTAAAGATTTTAACCCCAATTTTGGCGGGTTAAATCGCGATGCTTCGCTGATCATCACCGGAAAAATATATCAGACCCTGCCACTATTTATGGGCTTAAAAACTACCGGCATATATGTTTATCCCGAAGATATCGACCTGAAAAAGAAAACAGCTACCATTAAGGTAGAAGCTGAAGTATCTAATGAGGTTGCCGGCGATTATGCATCGATAACCTTATCGGCCGTAGTGGTGGATAATGAAGGTAATATCAAAGCTAAACTTGAAGGCAATACGTCTGACCTGGTTGCCGGCCAAAAAGAAGTATTTACCGCTGAAGGAACTTTAGCCGATGCCCGTTTTTGGGATGTGAAAGATCCCTATCTGTATCATGTATACTCGATGCTTACCGTAAACGGAAAAGTGGTTGACGTTTGCGATACCAAAACCGGTTTCCGTAAGGTTGAGTTTAAAGGCGGTGTTGGGACAGGCGGTGTTTGGCTAAACGGCCGCTTTGTTTGGCTAACCGGTTTCGCGCAGCGATCGGCAAACGACTGGGCGGGCTTAGGTGGTGGCTATCCAGACTGGATGCACGATTATACCATGTCGATGATCCGCGAAAGCAACTCTAATTATTTGCGCTGGATGCACGTATCGCCGCAACCGGCCGATGTTTCTGCCTGCGACAGATTTGGCGTAATTGAGGTTTGCCCGGCAGGCGATAAGGAACGCATGGTTACCGGCCGCCAATGGGACCAGCGCGCGGAAGTAATGCGCGCCTCGATGATATTTTACCGCAACAGCCCAAGTATACTTTTTTGGGAAGCAGGGAATACCATCGTAACACCCGAACAAATGAACCAGATGGTAGCCCTGCGCAAAGAACTTGACCCGCATGGAGGCCGCGTAATGGGAACACGCGATAACGATTTGGCCGAAGCCAATAAAGCACTGACTCCCATGTCTGAGTATTACGGTGTGATGATAGGGCAGGCCCCGCAAACTGATAGGGTTTCGGGCGATGATATCTTCCGTGGCTATAGTATCTCGCGACGCGATAAAGCTCCGCTGATCGAGACCGAGGATTTCAGGGACGAGGCCGGTCGTAATGTATGGGACGATTATACCCCGCCGCATTTCGGCTTCAAACCAAAATTGGGTACTGGTTCGGATGGCCGTGCGGTAGATACCTGGCACTGGAATTCGGAGACATTTGCTTTGGCTGGTGCAACACGTTACAACAGTTATGTAACCAATATGATCAGCAATACCGATCCGGCGCATTCTAAATGGGCGGCTTATTGTTCGATATACTTTTCCGATTCGGATGCCGACGGTCGCCAGCAGGGTAGTTACGTACTGCGGGTAAGCGGTAAGGTTGATGGCGTACGTTTACCTAAACCCATGTATTATGTAACCCGGGTTATGCAGAATGAGCAGCCAGATCTGCATATCATTGGCCACTGGAATTATCCGGCAGGTACTAAAAAAGCGATGTACGTAGCCGCTACGCATTGCGATAAGGTTGAATTGTTTGTAAACGGCAAATCGGTAGGTGTTCAAACCAAACCTACCGTATTTAAGGATACTATTAAAAAAGGCGATGCCCCTGTAATGGAGCGCCCAAGCGATGATAATACCGGTTGCATTTACGCTTTCCCTAATGTGGTGTTTGCGCCCGGCGCCATTAAAGCTGTTGCTACAAAAGGGGGGAAAGTAGTAGCTCAGCAGGAAATCCAAACCGCTGGCGAAGCTAAGGCAATAAAGCTTACCCTGCATACAGGCCCGCAAGGCTTGGTGGCTGATGGCAGCGATGTAGCCCTTATTGATTTTGAGGTGGTTGATGCCAAAGGCCGTCGCGTACCTACCGATGAAGCAAAGGTTGATTTTGCCGTGAACGGCCCTGTTGTATGGCGTGGTGGTTTTAACGCGGCCAAACTGAACACCACCAATAACCTGTACCTGGATACCGAGTGCGGCATTAACCGTGTAGCTATCCGTTCAACAGAAAAAGCAGGCACCATCACTATAACAGCCAGCCGCCCGGGTTTAACCAGCGCGACTTTAAAAGTTGACAGCAAGGCGGTGGATATCAAAGGTGGTATTACTGGCAGCATGCCGCAACAAATGGCAGGTGTAGCGGCTAAATAA
- a CDS encoding rhamnogalacturonan lyase has protein sequence MRKLYNFRSAGLRHLTTCLSIACCATFAYAQGPGPSILNLPAKKVTKVTQPRQMENLGRGMIAIHKGADSVYVGWRMLGTEPQSIAFNLYRQTGSAAPVKLNKQPITESTNYVDTRVDISKTNSYFVKVVTAGKEGAACKPFILAANAPVQQYINIPLKTPPGYTPNDVSVGDLDGDGEYEIILHQTGRGRDTPSPGLTDAPIFQAYKMDGTMLWQINLGENIHEGAHYTQFIVFDLDGDGIAEFACKTADGTIDGKGKVIGDSTKHWRRTNVDPRNTFYGKILDGPEYFTIFSGRTGEALATTDYIPNRYPTAGWSGHGGNGGSDNTGNRVDRFNACVAYLDGVHPSVVMCRGYYGRSVLAAWDWRGGKLTSRWVFDSKDGENPYSGQGYHTVSVADVDGDGKDEIVYGSMVVDDDGKGLFTTGYRHGDALHVSDLDVERPGLEVFGIHEIEDNTKGPGATVYDAQTGETLYKGNMDKDLGRGVAENIDTTRVGAQMWWNGSDLMDIHGNRIGPAPGSVNFVCWWDGDLTRELLDGNHIDKYGKGRIFTATGAVSNNGSKSTPALSADLFGDWREEVILRSADNQSLRIYTTTIPTKHKIYTLMHDPQYRDAIAWQNSGYNQPPHVGFYLGYGMKALPKPNIVLVQPVKK, from the coding sequence ATGAGAAAACTTTACAATTTCAGATCAGCAGGGTTAAGGCACTTAACCACATGTTTATCAATTGCCTGTTGTGCTACTTTTGCATATGCACAAGGCCCCGGCCCATCTATACTTAACCTGCCTGCCAAAAAGGTAACCAAAGTAACGCAGCCACGACAGATGGAAAACCTTGGCCGCGGGATGATAGCTATACACAAAGGCGCCGACTCGGTTTACGTAGGTTGGCGTATGTTGGGTACCGAGCCGCAAAGCATCGCGTTTAACCTGTACAGGCAAACCGGTAGTGCCGCCCCTGTAAAGCTGAACAAACAGCCTATTACGGAAAGTACTAATTATGTTGATACCAGGGTTGATATCAGTAAAACCAATTCCTATTTCGTAAAAGTAGTTACAGCAGGTAAGGAGGGCGCGGCATGCAAACCATTTATATTGGCTGCCAATGCCCCGGTGCAGCAATACATCAATATCCCGTTGAAAACGCCGCCGGGTTATACACCCAACGATGTATCGGTGGGCGATCTGGACGGCGATGGCGAATACGAGATCATCCTCCATCAAACTGGCCGTGGGCGGGATACTCCATCGCCGGGCTTGACGGACGCGCCGATATTCCAGGCTTATAAAATGGATGGCACCATGTTATGGCAAATTAATCTTGGCGAAAACATCCACGAAGGTGCGCATTATACGCAATTCATCGTTTTTGATTTGGATGGCGATGGCATAGCCGAATTTGCGTGTAAAACTGCCGATGGCACCATTGACGGAAAAGGCAAGGTAATTGGCGATAGCACCAAGCACTGGCGCCGTACCAATGTAGACCCACGAAATACCTTTTACGGAAAGATTCTTGATGGGCCTGAGTACTTTACCATCTTCAGCGGCCGTACCGGCGAGGCTTTGGCCACTACCGATTATATCCCGAACCGCTATCCAACAGCAGGTTGGAGCGGACATGGCGGCAACGGCGGCAGCGATAATACCGGCAATCGTGTAGACCGATTTAACGCCTGCGTAGCTTACCTGGATGGTGTGCACCCCAGTGTGGTAATGTGCCGTGGCTATTATGGCCGTTCGGTATTAGCTGCCTGGGATTGGCGCGGCGGCAAACTCACCTCGCGCTGGGTGTTCGATAGCAAAGATGGGGAAAATCCATACTCGGGCCAGGGCTATCATACGGTTAGCGTGGCCGATGTGGATGGCGATGGTAAGGACGAGATCGTTTACGGGTCGATGGTGGTAGATGATGACGGAAAAGGCTTGTTTACAACCGGCTATCGCCACGGCGACGCGCTGCACGTATCCGATCTGGATGTTGAACGGCCAGGACTGGAGGTTTTCGGTATTCACGAAATTGAGGACAATACCAAAGGCCCCGGCGCTACGGTTTATGATGCGCAAACCGGTGAAACACTGTATAAAGGCAACATGGATAAAGACCTTGGCCGTGGCGTAGCCGAGAATATCGACACTACCCGCGTAGGGGCGCAGATGTGGTGGAACGGTTCGGACCTGATGGATATCCATGGTAATCGCATAGGGCCTGCCCCCGGATCGGTAAACTTTGTTTGCTGGTGGGACGGAGACCTGACGCGCGAATTGCTGGATGGTAACCACATTGATAAATATGGAAAAGGACGCATCTTTACCGCCACCGGTGCCGTATCTAACAATGGTTCAAAATCAACCCCGGCCTTAAGTGCCGACTTGTTTGGCGACTGGCGCGAAGAGGTGATATTACGCAGTGCCGATAACCAAAGCCTGCGCATTTATACCACCACCATCCCAACCAAGCATAAGATATACACGCTGATGCACGACCCGCAATACCGTGACGCCATTGCCTGGCAAAACTCGGGCTATAACCAGCCGCCGCATGTGGGTTTTTATTTGGGTTATGGTATGAAAGCTTTGCCTAAACCTAATATCGTTTTGGTTCAACCGGTTAAAAAATAA
- a CDS encoding SGNH/GDSL hydrolase family protein — MKRSILLIVFLFVCTSCAPKKELSWAAIGDSITYLDGHPEEANNRTTLGYMARVCEELPNIHYINYGHNGWTTARMAAAIEGLNVMKADIYTVYLGTNDWWGSNTLGTLDDYKNSTGNKTMYGAYRTVINKIRSQNSEAKIILITPMQRGDFVYVKNFKNNAYGSYKEKNGHQLSEFADAVKNIAQLENFELVDLYYKSGITPANVVKYKRLKDPKTGQYKNFTYPEYTTVPFDPVADEYPYPIDAIDMTYDGLHPSDKGLSVIAKMLVGVMKKY; from the coding sequence ATGAAAAGATCGATACTACTGATAGTTTTCCTGTTTGTTTGCACCTCATGCGCTCCAAAAAAAGAGCTGAGCTGGGCCGCCATTGGCGATTCCATCACCTACCTGGACGGGCATCCAGAAGAAGCCAATAACCGCACCACGCTTGGTTATATGGCACGCGTGTGTGAAGAGTTACCCAACATCCATTATATTAACTACGGCCATAACGGCTGGACTACCGCCCGCATGGCTGCCGCTATTGAGGGTTTAAATGTGATGAAGGCTGACATTTACACCGTTTATTTAGGTACTAACGATTGGTGGGGCAGCAATACCTTAGGCACCCTGGATGATTACAAGAACAGCACCGGCAATAAAACCATGTACGGCGCGTACCGAACCGTCATCAATAAGATCCGCAGCCAGAACAGCGAAGCAAAGATCATCCTCATCACGCCTATGCAACGCGGGGATTTTGTTTACGTAAAAAACTTTAAGAACAACGCCTACGGATCGTACAAAGAGAAGAACGGGCATCAGCTATCTGAATTTGCCGACGCGGTTAAAAACATTGCCCAATTGGAGAACTTTGAACTGGTAGACCTTTATTACAAAAGCGGCATTACCCCCGCTAATGTTGTAAAATATAAGCGATTGAAAGATCCTAAGACCGGGCAGTACAAAAACTTTACCTATCCCGAATATACCACCGTTCCTTTCGATCCGGTAGCGGATGAGTACCCCTACCCTATAGATGCCATTGATATGACCTACGATGGTTTACATCCGTCGGATAAAGGGCTTTCAGTTATCGCGAAGATGTTAGTTGGGGTGATGAAGAAGTATTAG
- a CDS encoding arabinan endo-1,5-alpha-L-arabinosidase has product MNRYFITGIAIALSGIAYITNAQTTPPASPPANQQAQRGPRPDLNISNNGLNGSLGVHDPVMIKAGGTYYVLTTGMNMKSSTDMINWQNAGSVFGRDAKFSWWNNDIPDKVGLWAPDIHYANGKYHLYYSVSAWMNFNSSVGYATNVTLDRNSPDYKWVDEGKVIDFRNGGENVNVIDPNFFQDSDGKQYLLYGSYKGGLRLVELDPKTGKPFGDKPELTTITTSLGEGSFIIKGPEYYYVFASRGKCCAGLESTYQIVVGRAKTVKGPYLTKEGNAWTDNKYTVFLAGNYDEPGRGHNGFFAQGDTTYIVYHAYTRAFNGQSLLNIKPLYMDKDGWPSLDPSDKLFKMPAYEKKLFVGK; this is encoded by the coding sequence ATGAACAGGTATTTTATAACAGGCATCGCAATAGCGCTGTCGGGCATAGCTTATATAACTAACGCGCAAACTACGCCGCCCGCAAGCCCACCCGCAAATCAGCAAGCCCAGCGGGGCCCCAGGCCCGATTTGAATATCAGCAATAATGGCCTGAACGGCAGTTTGGGCGTACACGACCCGGTGATGATAAAGGCAGGCGGCACTTATTACGTACTGACCACCGGCATGAATATGAAATCATCCACAGACATGATCAACTGGCAGAATGCAGGCAGCGTGTTTGGAAGGGACGCGAAGTTTAGCTGGTGGAATAATGACATCCCCGATAAGGTTGGCCTGTGGGCGCCTGATATTCATTACGCCAATGGTAAATATCATCTGTACTATTCGGTTTCGGCCTGGATGAACTTTAACTCGAGTGTGGGTTATGCTACCAATGTAACTTTAGATCGTAACAGCCCCGATTACAAATGGGTGGATGAGGGCAAAGTGATCGATTTCAGGAACGGCGGCGAGAATGTGAACGTGATCGACCCGAACTTCTTCCAGGATAGCGATGGTAAGCAATATTTGCTGTACGGATCTTACAAAGGTGGGTTGCGCTTAGTCGAGCTTGATCCTAAAACCGGTAAACCATTCGGCGATAAGCCCGAGCTTACTACCATCACCACCAGCCTTGGCGAAGGCAGTTTTATTATTAAAGGGCCTGAGTATTACTACGTCTTCGCATCGCGCGGAAAATGTTGCGCAGGATTGGAAAGTACCTATCAAATCGTTGTTGGCCGCGCTAAAACTGTGAAAGGGCCGTACCTTACTAAAGAGGGTAATGCATGGACCGACAACAAATACACTGTGTTTTTAGCCGGCAATTACGACGAACCTGGCCGTGGACATAATGGTTTCTTCGCGCAGGGCGATACAACTTATATTGTTTACCATGCCTATACCCGCGCATTCAACGGGCAATCGTTACTGAATATTAAACCGCTTTATATGGATAAGGACGGCTGGCCAAGTTTAGACCCGAGCGATAAGCTGTTTAAAATGCCGGCTTACGAGAAGAAGTTGTTTGTAGGGAAATAG
- a CDS encoding glycoside hydrolase family 43 protein encodes MKKFIFLLLIAISFNASAQQAKEVYLFSYFKNNGQDGLHLAYSYDGLKWTALKGDSSFLTPMVSKDKLMRDPCIIRGADGIFHMVWTDSWTDKGIGYASSADMIHWSEQQQLPVMEKEANALNCWAPEITYDKASKTYMIYWATTIKGKYPTDTLVEKGYNHRIYYITTKDFKTYTPTKLLFDPGFNSIDATIVPDGKRFIMFFKDETPRPPQKNIKIAYADKLTGPYSKPLDPITGNYWAEGPTTLRVGDKWIVYFDKYTQHKYGAVTSTDLKSWTEISDQISLPKGIRHGTILKITPEELAKIVHPADKK; translated from the coding sequence ATGAAAAAGTTCATATTTCTGCTACTTATTGCTATTAGTTTTAATGCCTCTGCTCAGCAGGCAAAGGAAGTTTACCTTTTTAGTTACTTTAAAAACAACGGGCAGGATGGTTTACATTTAGCCTATAGCTACGATGGCTTGAAATGGACAGCATTGAAAGGAGATAGTTCTTTCCTTACCCCAATGGTATCGAAGGATAAGCTAATGCGCGACCCTTGCATCATTCGTGGTGCCGATGGTATCTTCCACATGGTGTGGACCGATAGCTGGACCGATAAAGGCATTGGCTACGCCAGTTCGGCCGACATGATACATTGGTCGGAGCAGCAGCAATTGCCGGTGATGGAAAAAGAAGCCAACGCGCTCAACTGCTGGGCACCCGAGATCACTTACGATAAGGCATCAAAAACATACATGATCTATTGGGCTACAACTATCAAGGGTAAATATCCAACAGATACGCTGGTAGAAAAGGGCTATAACCACCGCATCTATTACATCACCACTAAAGACTTTAAAACCTATACGCCGACCAAATTACTGTTCGACCCCGGTTTTAACAGTATCGACGCTACCATTGTGCCTGATGGCAAGCGCTTTATTATGTTCTTTAAGGATGAGACACCGCGCCCGCCACAAAAAAACATCAAGATAGCTTATGCCGATAAACTGACCGGCCCATACAGCAAACCATTGGATCCTATCACCGGAAATTACTGGGCCGAAGGACCGACCACCTTGCGAGTAGGTGATAAGTGGATAGTTTATTTTGATAAATATACCCAGCATAAATATGGCGCCGTAACATCTACCGATTTGAAAAGCTGGACAGAGATATCAGATCAGATCAGTTTGCCAAAAGGCATCCGCCATGGTACGATATTGAAGATCACACCGGAAGAGTTGGCTAAAATTGTACACCCCGCAGATAAAAAATAA
- a CDS encoding family 43 glycosylhydrolase, with the protein MKPRFLLMIALVLNLAAIKHTFAQSNHIADKPLFHDPVYDGAADPAIIWNKKAKKWWMLYTNRRATDENAKGVTWVHGTRIGIAESADGAHWKYVDTANINYRPDSGFTHWAPALIENKGLYHMYLTYVPGTFTDWNHPRVIVHLTSKDLRNWKYEAVLKLVNEKVIDPYVVKLPDGTWRMFYNNEKAGKSIYYADSKDLYNWTDKGQAVHDMAGEGPIAFSWKGHNWLIVDNWKGLGVYSSDDWLNWKRQEARLVEKPGTGKEDNAKGDHADVVISNDRAYLFYFVEVRKRSWIQVTELKYNADGTLSCDRDAPTEINLTQPK; encoded by the coding sequence ATGAAACCCAGGTTTTTATTAATGATTGCGCTTGTTTTAAATTTAGCAGCAATTAAACACACCTTTGCGCAAAGTAATCATATTGCCGATAAGCCTTTATTTCACGATCCCGTTTATGATGGTGCAGCCGATCCGGCCATTATCTGGAATAAGAAAGCGAAAAAGTGGTGGATGCTCTACACCAATCGCCGCGCGACGGATGAGAACGCCAAAGGGGTTACCTGGGTACATGGCACGCGTATAGGCATCGCCGAATCGGCTGATGGCGCGCACTGGAAATATGTAGATACTGCAAATATCAATTACCGGCCCGATTCGGGTTTTACCCATTGGGCCCCCGCGCTGATAGAAAATAAGGGCTTATACCATATGTACCTCACCTATGTGCCGGGAACATTTACCGACTGGAACCATCCCCGCGTAATTGTACACTTAACCAGTAAGGATTTGCGCAACTGGAAGTATGAAGCAGTTTTAAAACTGGTGAACGAAAAGGTAATAGACCCATACGTGGTCAAATTGCCCGACGGCACCTGGCGCATGTTTTACAACAATGAAAAGGCCGGTAAATCCATTTATTATGCCGATAGCAAAGATCTGTACAACTGGACGGATAAAGGACAGGCCGTGCATGATATGGCCGGCGAAGGCCCTATAGCCTTTAGCTGGAAAGGACATAACTGGCTGATAGTTGATAACTGGAAAGGGCTGGGTGTATACAGTAGCGACGACTGGCTAAACTGGAAGCGGCAGGAAGCACGACTTGTGGAAAAACCAGGTACAGGCAAGGAGGACAACGCCAAAGGCGACCACGCCGATGTGGTGATCAGTAACGACAGGGCTTACCTGTTTTACTTTGTCGAAGTCAGGAAGCGTAGCTGGATACAGGTAACCGAATTGAAGTATAATGCTGATGGTACCCTTAGTTGCGACAGAGATGCACCAACAGAGATAAATTTGACACAGCCGAAGTAA
- a CDS encoding rhamnogalacturonan lyase, with amino-acid sequence MKLLFNLMIRAGILMIIPISLFAQRQMEYLGRGVVAIHQPGDSVFISWRVLGTDPDDMAFNLYRKTGNASPVKLNKSPITGATIFSDVKIDFTQANAYFVKPVLKGKEQQQSEAFTLAANSPVQPYLSVPLQTPAGYTPNDISVADLDGDGEYEIILHQTGKAHDNSQAGYTDKPILQAYKLDGTLMWTINLGINIREGAHYTQFMVYDFDGDGRAELACKTADGTVDGVGKVIGDSTKDWRNSQGYILSGPEYLTMFNGMTGAAMNTIDFIPARYPDNLNPTTQQLKDMWGDGYGNRMDRFLGAVAYLDGVHPSLIMSRGCYTRTFVTAYDWKGGKLVKRWAFDSKDRSNPYSGQGNHNLSIADVDGDGKDEIIYGAMTLDDNGEGLYSTRIGHADALHVGDLDPDRPGLEVFDTQERFSDAGANFRDARTGEVLWKKASVKAGGDGEGPGRALALNVDPRYRGSECWVAGAGLTGMWDAKGNKISEKNPSVNFGIFWDGDLQSELLNGTSIDKWDYMNERMVNIVNARQYNCLSNNGTKSTPCLSADILGDWREEAIYRTADGKELRIFTTTIPTTHKLYTFMHDPQYRLSIAWQNVAYNQPPHTGFYMGDDMQPPPKPNITLIKYKGKQSAKK; translated from the coding sequence ATGAAGCTATTGTTTAATTTGATGATCCGCGCAGGGATACTGATGATCATCCCCATAAGCCTTTTTGCCCAGCGCCAAATGGAATATTTAGGCAGGGGAGTAGTAGCTATACATCAGCCCGGCGATAGCGTTTTTATAAGCTGGCGTGTACTCGGCACCGATCCGGATGATATGGCTTTTAACCTGTATCGCAAAACAGGTAACGCAAGCCCGGTAAAACTGAACAAATCGCCGATTACGGGGGCTACCATATTCTCGGATGTTAAGATAGATTTCACCCAGGCCAATGCTTACTTTGTAAAACCCGTACTTAAAGGAAAAGAACAACAGCAAAGTGAGGCTTTTACACTTGCGGCTAATTCGCCTGTGCAGCCCTACTTATCGGTACCATTACAAACGCCGGCCGGGTATACGCCCAATGATATATCGGTAGCCGATCTGGATGGCGACGGCGAATACGAGATCATCTTGCATCAAACCGGTAAAGCGCACGATAATTCGCAGGCTGGTTATACCGATAAGCCGATACTACAGGCTTACAAGTTAGATGGGACGCTTATGTGGACTATCAACCTTGGCATTAACATCCGCGAGGGCGCGCACTACACCCAGTTTATGGTGTACGATTTTGACGGCGACGGCCGTGCTGAACTGGCCTGCAAAACCGCCGATGGTACTGTAGATGGCGTAGGTAAAGTAATTGGCGACAGTACTAAGGATTGGCGCAACAGCCAGGGGTATATCCTTTCCGGCCCGGAATACCTGACCATGTTTAACGGTATGACCGGCGCTGCAATGAACACCATCGATTTTATCCCGGCCCGTTATCCTGACAACCTGAATCCGACAACACAACAACTGAAGGATATGTGGGGCGATGGCTACGGTAACCGTATGGATCGGTTTTTAGGGGCGGTGGCCTACCTCGATGGCGTGCACCCCAGCCTGATCATGAGCCGAGGCTGCTATACCCGCACCTTCGTTACCGCATACGATTGGAAAGGCGGTAAGTTGGTTAAGCGATGGGCCTTTGATAGTAAAGACCGCTCGAACCCGTACTCGGGACAGGGTAATCATAATCTGAGTATTGCCGATGTGGACGGCGATGGCAAGGACGAGATCATTTATGGCGCTATGACGCTGGATGATAACGGCGAAGGCTTATACTCCACCCGCATTGGCCATGCCGATGCGCTGCACGTCGGCGATCTTGATCCCGACCGGCCTGGGCTGGAAGTGTTTGATACACAGGAGCGATTCTCGGACGCCGGCGCAAACTTCCGTGATGCCCGTACAGGCGAGGTGCTTTGGAAAAAGGCATCGGTAAAGGCTGGTGGCGATGGCGAAGGGCCGGGTAGGGCTTTGGCCTTAAATGTCGATCCAAGATATCGTGGTTCGGAATGTTGGGTGGCAGGCGCCGGTTTAACAGGGATGTGGGATGCCAAAGGCAATAAGATATCGGAAAAGAACCCATCGGTAAACTTCGGCATATTTTGGGATGGCGATTTGCAAAGCGAATTGCTGAACGGAACCAGCATCGATAAATGGGATTACATGAACGAGCGGATGGTGAATATCGTCAACGCCCGCCAGTACAATTGCTTATCCAACAACGGCACCAAATCTACACCATGTTTATCGGCAGATATTTTAGGCGACTGGCGCGAGGAAGCCATTTATCGCACAGCTGATGGTAAGGAGTTACGCATCTTCACAACCACTATACCCACCACGCACAAGCTATACACCTTTATGCACGATCCGCAATATCGCTTAAGTATTGCCTGGCAAAATGTGGCCTACAACCAGCCACCGCATACCGGTTTTTATATGGGCGATGATATGCAGCCGCCACCTAAGCCCAATATTACGCTGATCAAGTATAAGGGTAAGCAGTCAGCTAAAAAGTAA